The proteins below are encoded in one region of Syngnathus acus chromosome 2, fSynAcu1.2, whole genome shotgun sequence:
- the LOC119137041 gene encoding CLIP-associating protein 1-like isoform X13 encodes MAEEEEEVMAPEYLLQQVMLKDLSKRLQAGQEMVELILQEDKCPDLEQDQGTLDRMVEALASSWVNSSHFKVVLLGMDLLSALVSRLQEKFRTQVGTVLPSLIDRLGDAKDQVRDQDQALLLKIMDQAANPQYVWERIMGGFKHKNNRTREGLCLCLNSTLNVFGSQSLTLSKIVPHICNLLGDPTSQVRDGAMSCLVEIYRHVGERVRIDLGKKGLPQSRLNVIFSKFDEVQRSGNMILSPVSDKNSEDGDSLDGGCSSSSSKGELLAGRKTGVGSLRRPVSKSAGRDGSTAGAVDEADFIQAFDDVPTMQIYSNREVEEAMVKIRDVLSDDKRDWELRVAALKKVRSLMLAGAAEFDGFPQQLRLLESAFVLSAKDLRSQVVREACITLGYLSSVLGSRFDHAAEAVMPSLLNLVPNSAKVMATSGVAAIRLILKHTHYPRLIPIITSNCISKSVAVRRRCYDLLDLQLKEWHTNSLERHVAVLMETLKKGIHDADAEVRSVARKCYWNFQSHFSREAEQLFQRLESSYQKALQAHLRSGDTLMSLPPSDHSSSSSQESLNRTLSPRSNTGRNVAKPKASKSSRPPTGTSSPGTLQRSCSDVDVNAAASARTRMPTVASAVQASPLSFSSASALPPGSYASLGRVRTQKTSAGKRPSVPDGRGRSKGKVVSQSQRKQAEIRQPRRRLVTDLNFRALAGSRSGSPGRMLGSTHGRMVRVPVGNSPVPASSGLSNSRRPRGHRSQGCSRETSPTRSGSDRLSHQARISASVNAMRILNTGTEVEAAVADALQRSARRHFESPGMFSDDDANSDASSACSERSYGSRNGAVRHTDDVAEILNHCASANWSERKEGLLGLQNVLRSHIMLSRVELKRLCEIFTRMFADPHSKVFSMFLETLVDFIVLHREDLLDWLFILLTQLLKKMGADLLGSVQAKVQKALDVTCESFPYEQQFNILMRFIVDQTQTPNLKVKVAILRYIEALARRMDPADFVNTSETRLAVSRIITWTTEPKSSDVRKAAQVVLIALFELNTPEFTMLLGALPKTFQDGTTKLLHNHLRSTSGIAMASPGSSTGRTTPRQSSSRSSPLTSPTTYSQGGLSPSMLECDSENLNSEEIYSSLRGVTEAIQNFSFRSQEEHMELYKRDGMRDLGVEGGSPSHSNLKLYGDSMEAGRTALDNKTSLLNTPSPRSFTLQRFREYNPHNYDSMELRLNGRQHESAKNKIQNPRNIPGVTEQLVGELLKELSQGPAGECATEERSVEERRATLLELLKVSREDVQVVWDEHFKTMLLLLLEMLGDKDHMIRALSLRVLKEILRNQPGRFKNYAELTIMKTLEAHKDSHKEVVRASEEAASTLAGSIQPEQCIKVLCPIVQTADYPINLAAIKMQTRAVERITKEPLLQLLHDIIPGLLQGYDDTESSVRKASVFCLVAIYAVIGEELKPFLSQLTGSKMKLLNLYIKRAQTSTSNSSSSSDISSY; translated from the exons AtggctgaggaggaggaggaggtgatggCCCCGGAATACTTGCTGCAGCAGGTGATGCTCAAGGACCTGAGCAAGAGGCTGCAGGCGGGCCAGGAGATGGTGGAGCTTATCCTGCAAGAGGACAAATGTCCAGATCTTGAGCAGGACCAGGGTACCCTGGACAGAATGGTGGAGGCGTTGGCCAGCTCTTGGGTCAACTCCAGTCACTTCAAG gTGGTTTTGTTGGGGATGGACCTTCTGTCTGCATTAGTCAGCAGACTGCAGGAAAAATTCAGGACACAGGTTGGAACAG ttcttCCCAGTTTAATAGATCGTCTGGGAGATGCCAAGGATCAAGTGCGTGACCAGGACCAAGCACTTCTACTTAAAATCATGGACCAGGCTGCCAACCCACAG TATGTTTGGGAGCGCATAATGggaggcttcaaacataagaaCAACCGAACTCGAGAAGGACTCTGCCTTTGTCTCAACTCCACCTTAAATGT GTTTGGTTCGCAGAGCCTGACACTTAGCAAAATAGTTCCTCACATTTGTAATCTCCTGGGAGATCCCACAAGTCAG GTGCGCGATGGAGCCATGAGCTGTCTGGTTGAGATCTACCGCCACGTCGGTGAGCGAGTGAGGATCGACCTGGGAAAGAAGGGCCTACCTCAGTCGCG gttGAATGTCATCTTTAGTAAATTTGATGAGGTCCAAAGGTCGGGGAACATGATCCTGTCACCTGTGTCAG ATAAAAACTCTGAGGATGGCGATTCGCTGGACGGTGGCTGCTCTTCGTCCTCGTCCAAAGGAGAATTGTTGGCCGGGAGGAAGACCGGCGTGGGTTCGTTGCGACGCCCTGTCTCCAAATCAGCAG GGAGAGATGGGTCCACTGCTGGCGCGGTGGACGAGGCTGACTTCATTCAGGCCTTTGACGATGTTCCCACTATGCAG ATTTACTCCAAcagggaggtggaggaggccaTGGTCAAAATCCGAGACGTGCTCTCGGATGACAAGCGCGACTGGGAGCTCCGAGTTGCAGCG CTGAAGAAGGTGCGCTCGCTGATGTTGGCCGGAGCGGCAGAGTTTGACGGCTTCCCGCAGCAGCTGCGGCTCCTGGAGTCGGCGTTCGTACTGTCAGCCAAGGATCTGCGTTCGCAGGTGGTTCGGGAAGCCTGTATCACTCTGGG ATACCTGTCCTCAGTGCTCGGCAGCCGCTTTGATCACGCCGCCGAGGCCGTCATGCCGAGTCTCCTGAACCTGGTCCCCAATAGTGCCAAAGTCATGGCCACCTCCGgtgtggctgccatccgcCTCATACTAAAA caCACACACTACCCTCGTCTGATCCCTATCATCACCAGCAACTGCATCTCCAAGTCTGTGGCTGTCAGAAG GCGATGCTATGACCTCTTGGACCTGCAACTGAAGGAGTGGCACACAAACTCTCTGgagag GCACGTAGCCGTGTTAATGGAAACTCTAAAGAAAGGTATTCACGACGCAGATGCCGAGGTGCGCTCCGTGGCCAGGAA GTGTTACTGGAACTTCCAAAGCCACTTCAGTCGGGAGGCGGAGCAACTGTTCCAGCGCTTGGAGTCGTCTTATCAAAAAGCTTTGCAGGCTCACTTGCGGAGTGGCGATACTTTGATGTCACTTCCTCCATCTGATcattcctcatcctcctcacaAGAGAGCCTGAA TCGAACTTTGTCTCCGAGAAGCAACACCGGAAGAAACGTGGCCAAAC CCAAAGCGTCCAAATCCTCTCGACCCCCCACCGGCACCTCCTCCCCCGGCACCCTCCAGCGTTCTTGCAGCGACGTGGACGTCAATGCGGCAGCCAGCGCCCGCACCCGGATGCCCACGGTAGCCTCGGCGGTGCAAGCTTCCCCTTTGTCCTTTAGCTCCGCCTCCGCTCTGCCTCCCGGATCTTACGCTTCGCTCG GTCGCGTCCGAACGCAGAAGACCAGCGCGGGAAAGCGTCCGTCAGTGCCCGACGGGCGGGGCCGCAGCAAAGGGAAAGTGGTCTCACAGTCCCAACGTAAGCAAGCCGAAATAAGACAACCACGCCGTCGACTTGTCACTGATCTGAACTTCCGCGCTTTAGCCGGCAGCAGGTCCGGTTCCCCGGGACGAATGCTGGGCTCTACCCACGGCAGGATGGTCAGGGTGCCCGTGGGCAACTCTCCCGTTCCCGCCAGCAGCGGGCTGAGTAACAGTCGGCGCCCACGAGGCCACCGCAGCCAGGGCTGCAGTCGGGAGACCAGCCCCACCAGATCGGGCTCTG ACCGTCTGTCTCACCAGGCTCGGATCTCGGCCTCCGTCAATGCCATGAGGATTCTCAACACGGGCACCGAGGTGGAAGCGGCGGTTGCCGATGCTCTG CAGCGCTCAGCGCGCCGCCATTTTGAATCGCCGGGTATGTTCTCCGACGACGACGCCAACAGCGACGCCTCCAGCGCCTGTTCGGAACGCTCGTACGGCTCCCGCAACGGCGCCGTGCGTCATACCGACGACGTGGCTGAAATCCTCAACCACTGCGCCAGCGCCAATTGGTCGGAGAGAAAGGAGGGCCTGCTGGGACTGCAGAACGTGCTGAGGAGCCATATTATGCTCAG TCGCGTGGAGCTGAAAAGACTCTGCGAGATCTTCACCAGGATGTTTGCAGATCCTCACAGCAAG GTCTTCAGCATGTTCCTGGAGACTCTGGTGGACTTCATTGTTCTGCACCGGGAAGATCTACTCGACTGGCTTTTCATCCTACTCACCCAGCTGCTGAAGAAAATGGGCGCTGACCTCCTGGGCTCCGTTCAGGCCAAAGTTCAAAAGGCGCTGGATGTCACCTG TGAATCCTTCCCGTACGAGCAGCAGTTCAACATCCTGATGCGCTTCATCGTGGATCAGACCCAGACGCCCAACTTGAAGGTCAAGGTGGCCATTCTGCGCTACATCGAGGCGCTAGCGCGGCGGATGGACCCGGCCGACTTTGTCAACACCAGCGAGACGCGCCTGGCCGTCTCGCGCATCATCACGTGGACCACCGAACCCAAAAGTTCCGATGTCCGCAAG GCGGCCCAAGTGGTGCTCATCGCCCTGTTTGAGCTCAACACGCCCGAGTTCACCATGCTCCTCGGCGCTTTGCCCAAAACCTTCCAAGATGGGACCACCAAGCTGTTACACAACCACCTGAGGAGCACGAGCGGCATCGCCATG GCGTCTCCCGGCAGCTCGACGGGTCGAACGACTCCACGCCAGTCGAGCAGCCGCAGCAGCCCGCTGACATCTCCCACCACCTACTCGCAAGGAGGGCTTTCTCCCAG CATGCTGGAGTGCGATAGTGAGAACCTGAACTCTGAAGAGATCTACAGTTCCCTGCGTGGCGTCACTGAAGCCATTCAGAACTTCAGCTTCCGCAGCCAAGAAGAGCACATGGAGCTGTACAAGCGAGATGGAATGCGGGACCTTGGG GTTGAAGGTGGTTCTCCTTCGCACTCTAACCTCAAACTTTACGGTGATTCGATGGAGGCCGGGCGAACAGCTCTGGACAACAAGACGTCGTTACTGAACACCCCTTCGCCACGCTCGTTCACGCTGCAGCGTTTCCGAGAATACAACCCGCACAACTACGACAGCATGGAGCTGCGGCTCAATG GACGCCAGCACGAGTCTGCCAAAAACAAGATCCAGAACCCCAGAAATATCCCAG GAGTTACCGAGCAGCTGGTGGGAGAGCTGCTGAAGGAGCTGTCGCAGGGCCCGGCGGGCGAGTGTGCCACCGAGGAGCGCAGCGTGGAGGAGCGCCGCGCCACCCTGCTGGAGCTTCTCAAGGTGTCACGGGAGGACGTGCAGGTGGTTTGGGACGAGCACTTCAAGACCATGTTGCTGCTTCTCCTGGAGATGCTGGGAGACAAAGAC CACATGATCCGGGCCCTGTCCTTGAGAGTCCTGAAGGAGATCCTGAGAAACCAACCGGGTCGCTTCAAGAACTACGCCGAACTCACCATAATGAAGACACTGGAGGCTCATAAAGACTCGCACAAGGAG GTGGTGCGCGCGTCAGAGGAGGCCGCGTCCACGCTGGCCGGCTCCATCCAGCCGGAGCAGTGCATCAAGGTGCTTTGCCCCATCGTGCAGACGGCCGACTACCCCATCAACCTGGCCGCCATCAAGATGCAGACCAGGGCCGTGGAACGCATCACAAAGGAGCCGTTGCTTCAGCTGCTGCACGACATCATTCCGGGTCTACTGCAG GGCTACGACGACACGGAAAGCAGCGTGAGGAAGGCCAGCGTCTTCTGCCTCGTGGCCATCTACGCCGTGATCGGCGAGGAGCTCAAGCCCTTCCTGTCTCAGCTCACCGGTAGCAAG ATGAAACTGCTCAACCTGTACATCAAGAGGGCCCAGACCTCCACCAGCAATAGCAGCAGCTCCTCCGACATCTCTTCCTATTAA
- the LOC119137041 gene encoding CLIP-associating protein 1-A-like isoform X15, with the protein MAEEEEEVMAPEYLLQQVMLKDLSKRLQAGQEMVELILQEDKCPDLEQDQGTLDRMVEALASSWVNSSHFKVVLLGMDLLSALVSRLQEKFRTQVGTVLPSLIDRLGDAKDQVRDQDQALLLKIMDQAANPQYVWERIMGGFKHKNNRTREGLCLCLNSTLNVFGSQSLTLSKIVPHICNLLGDPTSQVRDGAMSCLVEIYRHVGERVRIDLGKKGLPQSRLNVIFSKFDEVQRSGNMILSPVSDKNSEDGDSLDGGCSSSSSKGELLAGRKTGVGSLRRPVSKSAGRDGSTAGAVDEADFIQAFDDVPTMQIYSNREVEEAMVKIRDVLSDDKRDWELRVAALKKVRSLMLAGAAEFDGFPQQLRLLESAFVLSAKDLRSQVVREACITLGYLSSVLGSRFDHAAEAVMPSLLNLVPNSAKVMATSGVAAIRLILKHTHYPRLIPIITSNCISKSVAVRRRCYDLLDLQLKEWHTNSLERHVAVLMETLKKGIHDADAEVRSVARKCYWNFQSHFSREAEQLFQRLESSYQKALQAHLRSGDTLMSLPPSDHSSSSSQESLNRTLSPRSNTGRNVAKPKASKSSRPPTGTSSPGTLQRSCSDVDVNAAASARTRMPTVASAVQASPLSFSSASALPPGSYASLGRVRTQKTSAGKRPSVPDGRGRSKGKVVSQSQPGSRSGSPGRMLGSTHGRMVRVPVGNSPVPASSGLSNSRRPRGHRSQGCSRETSPTRSGSDRLSHQARISASVNAMRILNTGTEVEAAVADALLLGESRSKQRSARRHFESPGMFSDDDANSDASSACSERSYGSRNGAVRHTDDVAEILNHCASANWSERKEGLLGLQNVLRSHIMLSRVELKRLCEIFTRMFADPHSKVFSMFLETLVDFIVLHREDLLDWLFILLTQLLKKMGADLLGSVQAKVQKALDVTCESFPYEQQFNILMRFIVDQTQTPNLKVKVAILRYIEALARRMDPADFVNTSETRLAVSRIITWTTEPKSSDVRKAAQVVLIALFELNTPEFTMLLGALPKTFQDGTTKLLHNHLRSTSGIAMASPGSSTGRTTPRQSSSRSSPLTSPTTYSQGGLSPSMLECDSENLNSEEIYSSLRGVTEAIQNFSFRSQEEHMELYKRDGMRDLGVEGGSPSHSNLKLYGDSMEAGRTALDNKTSLLNTPSPRSFTLQRFREYNPHNYDSMELRLNGRQHESAKNKIQNPRNIPGVTEQLVGELLKELSQGPAGECATEERSVEERRATLLELLKVSREDVQVVWDEHFKTMLLLLLEMLGDKDHMIRALSLRVLKEILRNQPGRFKNYAELTIMKTLEAHKDSHKEVVRASEEAASTLAGSIQPEQCIKVLCPIVQTADYPINLAAIKMQTRAVERITKEPLLQLLHDIIPGLLQGYDDTESSVRKASVFCLVAIYAVIGEELKPFLSQLTGSKMKLLNLYIKRAQTSTSNSSSSSDISSY; encoded by the exons AtggctgaggaggaggaggaggtgatggCCCCGGAATACTTGCTGCAGCAGGTGATGCTCAAGGACCTGAGCAAGAGGCTGCAGGCGGGCCAGGAGATGGTGGAGCTTATCCTGCAAGAGGACAAATGTCCAGATCTTGAGCAGGACCAGGGTACCCTGGACAGAATGGTGGAGGCGTTGGCCAGCTCTTGGGTCAACTCCAGTCACTTCAAG gTGGTTTTGTTGGGGATGGACCTTCTGTCTGCATTAGTCAGCAGACTGCAGGAAAAATTCAGGACACAGGTTGGAACAG ttcttCCCAGTTTAATAGATCGTCTGGGAGATGCCAAGGATCAAGTGCGTGACCAGGACCAAGCACTTCTACTTAAAATCATGGACCAGGCTGCCAACCCACAG TATGTTTGGGAGCGCATAATGggaggcttcaaacataagaaCAACCGAACTCGAGAAGGACTCTGCCTTTGTCTCAACTCCACCTTAAATGT GTTTGGTTCGCAGAGCCTGACACTTAGCAAAATAGTTCCTCACATTTGTAATCTCCTGGGAGATCCCACAAGTCAG GTGCGCGATGGAGCCATGAGCTGTCTGGTTGAGATCTACCGCCACGTCGGTGAGCGAGTGAGGATCGACCTGGGAAAGAAGGGCCTACCTCAGTCGCG gttGAATGTCATCTTTAGTAAATTTGATGAGGTCCAAAGGTCGGGGAACATGATCCTGTCACCTGTGTCAG ATAAAAACTCTGAGGATGGCGATTCGCTGGACGGTGGCTGCTCTTCGTCCTCGTCCAAAGGAGAATTGTTGGCCGGGAGGAAGACCGGCGTGGGTTCGTTGCGACGCCCTGTCTCCAAATCAGCAG GGAGAGATGGGTCCACTGCTGGCGCGGTGGACGAGGCTGACTTCATTCAGGCCTTTGACGATGTTCCCACTATGCAG ATTTACTCCAAcagggaggtggaggaggccaTGGTCAAAATCCGAGACGTGCTCTCGGATGACAAGCGCGACTGGGAGCTCCGAGTTGCAGCG CTGAAGAAGGTGCGCTCGCTGATGTTGGCCGGAGCGGCAGAGTTTGACGGCTTCCCGCAGCAGCTGCGGCTCCTGGAGTCGGCGTTCGTACTGTCAGCCAAGGATCTGCGTTCGCAGGTGGTTCGGGAAGCCTGTATCACTCTGGG ATACCTGTCCTCAGTGCTCGGCAGCCGCTTTGATCACGCCGCCGAGGCCGTCATGCCGAGTCTCCTGAACCTGGTCCCCAATAGTGCCAAAGTCATGGCCACCTCCGgtgtggctgccatccgcCTCATACTAAAA caCACACACTACCCTCGTCTGATCCCTATCATCACCAGCAACTGCATCTCCAAGTCTGTGGCTGTCAGAAG GCGATGCTATGACCTCTTGGACCTGCAACTGAAGGAGTGGCACACAAACTCTCTGgagag GCACGTAGCCGTGTTAATGGAAACTCTAAAGAAAGGTATTCACGACGCAGATGCCGAGGTGCGCTCCGTGGCCAGGAA GTGTTACTGGAACTTCCAAAGCCACTTCAGTCGGGAGGCGGAGCAACTGTTCCAGCGCTTGGAGTCGTCTTATCAAAAAGCTTTGCAGGCTCACTTGCGGAGTGGCGATACTTTGATGTCACTTCCTCCATCTGATcattcctcatcctcctcacaAGAGAGCCTGAA TCGAACTTTGTCTCCGAGAAGCAACACCGGAAGAAACGTGGCCAAAC CCAAAGCGTCCAAATCCTCTCGACCCCCCACCGGCACCTCCTCCCCCGGCACCCTCCAGCGTTCTTGCAGCGACGTGGACGTCAATGCGGCAGCCAGCGCCCGCACCCGGATGCCCACGGTAGCCTCGGCGGTGCAAGCTTCCCCTTTGTCCTTTAGCTCCGCCTCCGCTCTGCCTCCCGGATCTTACGCTTCGCTCG GTCGCGTCCGAACGCAGAAGACCAGCGCGGGAAAGCGTCCGTCAGTGCCCGACGGGCGGGGCCGCAGCAAAGGGAAAGTGGTCTCACAGTCCCAAC CCGGCAGCAGGTCCGGTTCCCCGGGACGAATGCTGGGCTCTACCCACGGCAGGATGGTCAGGGTGCCCGTGGGCAACTCTCCCGTTCCCGCCAGCAGCGGGCTGAGTAACAGTCGGCGCCCACGAGGCCACCGCAGCCAGGGCTGCAGTCGGGAGACCAGCCCCACCAGATCGGGCTCTG ACCGTCTGTCTCACCAGGCTCGGATCTCGGCCTCCGTCAATGCCATGAGGATTCTCAACACGGGCACCGAGGTGGAAGCGGCGGTTGCCGATGCTCTG CTCTTAGGAGAGTCGAGGAGTAAG CAGCGCTCAGCGCGCCGCCATTTTGAATCGCCGGGTATGTTCTCCGACGACGACGCCAACAGCGACGCCTCCAGCGCCTGTTCGGAACGCTCGTACGGCTCCCGCAACGGCGCCGTGCGTCATACCGACGACGTGGCTGAAATCCTCAACCACTGCGCCAGCGCCAATTGGTCGGAGAGAAAGGAGGGCCTGCTGGGACTGCAGAACGTGCTGAGGAGCCATATTATGCTCAG TCGCGTGGAGCTGAAAAGACTCTGCGAGATCTTCACCAGGATGTTTGCAGATCCTCACAGCAAG GTCTTCAGCATGTTCCTGGAGACTCTGGTGGACTTCATTGTTCTGCACCGGGAAGATCTACTCGACTGGCTTTTCATCCTACTCACCCAGCTGCTGAAGAAAATGGGCGCTGACCTCCTGGGCTCCGTTCAGGCCAAAGTTCAAAAGGCGCTGGATGTCACCTG TGAATCCTTCCCGTACGAGCAGCAGTTCAACATCCTGATGCGCTTCATCGTGGATCAGACCCAGACGCCCAACTTGAAGGTCAAGGTGGCCATTCTGCGCTACATCGAGGCGCTAGCGCGGCGGATGGACCCGGCCGACTTTGTCAACACCAGCGAGACGCGCCTGGCCGTCTCGCGCATCATCACGTGGACCACCGAACCCAAAAGTTCCGATGTCCGCAAG GCGGCCCAAGTGGTGCTCATCGCCCTGTTTGAGCTCAACACGCCCGAGTTCACCATGCTCCTCGGCGCTTTGCCCAAAACCTTCCAAGATGGGACCACCAAGCTGTTACACAACCACCTGAGGAGCACGAGCGGCATCGCCATG GCGTCTCCCGGCAGCTCGACGGGTCGAACGACTCCACGCCAGTCGAGCAGCCGCAGCAGCCCGCTGACATCTCCCACCACCTACTCGCAAGGAGGGCTTTCTCCCAG CATGCTGGAGTGCGATAGTGAGAACCTGAACTCTGAAGAGATCTACAGTTCCCTGCGTGGCGTCACTGAAGCCATTCAGAACTTCAGCTTCCGCAGCCAAGAAGAGCACATGGAGCTGTACAAGCGAGATGGAATGCGGGACCTTGGG GTTGAAGGTGGTTCTCCTTCGCACTCTAACCTCAAACTTTACGGTGATTCGATGGAGGCCGGGCGAACAGCTCTGGACAACAAGACGTCGTTACTGAACACCCCTTCGCCACGCTCGTTCACGCTGCAGCGTTTCCGAGAATACAACCCGCACAACTACGACAGCATGGAGCTGCGGCTCAATG GACGCCAGCACGAGTCTGCCAAAAACAAGATCCAGAACCCCAGAAATATCCCAG GAGTTACCGAGCAGCTGGTGGGAGAGCTGCTGAAGGAGCTGTCGCAGGGCCCGGCGGGCGAGTGTGCCACCGAGGAGCGCAGCGTGGAGGAGCGCCGCGCCACCCTGCTGGAGCTTCTCAAGGTGTCACGGGAGGACGTGCAGGTGGTTTGGGACGAGCACTTCAAGACCATGTTGCTGCTTCTCCTGGAGATGCTGGGAGACAAAGAC CACATGATCCGGGCCCTGTCCTTGAGAGTCCTGAAGGAGATCCTGAGAAACCAACCGGGTCGCTTCAAGAACTACGCCGAACTCACCATAATGAAGACACTGGAGGCTCATAAAGACTCGCACAAGGAG GTGGTGCGCGCGTCAGAGGAGGCCGCGTCCACGCTGGCCGGCTCCATCCAGCCGGAGCAGTGCATCAAGGTGCTTTGCCCCATCGTGCAGACGGCCGACTACCCCATCAACCTGGCCGCCATCAAGATGCAGACCAGGGCCGTGGAACGCATCACAAAGGAGCCGTTGCTTCAGCTGCTGCACGACATCATTCCGGGTCTACTGCAG GGCTACGACGACACGGAAAGCAGCGTGAGGAAGGCCAGCGTCTTCTGCCTCGTGGCCATCTACGCCGTGATCGGCGAGGAGCTCAAGCCCTTCCTGTCTCAGCTCACCGGTAGCAAG ATGAAACTGCTCAACCTGTACATCAAGAGGGCCCAGACCTCCACCAGCAATAGCAGCAGCTCCTCCGACATCTCTTCCTATTAA